In one Thermodesulfobium acidiphilum genomic region, the following are encoded:
- a CDS encoding metal-dependent hydrolase, producing the protein MSFYTHIAFSLLFIQLVRILLPYDVKIDVFFYILCVFSNLICFTPVILFKIRKSSTFTIFNKLTVNQQEIIDFTNSILCYLIFSLLINLAFFIFKLNTSYLLSLEIGYISHLILESFSVTGVRLLYPSFIRFSLITKKDAAFRGFMPGSKVEKILAGIFILLFVICLPTESYKKIIHSIIQNPVGALSDVKYEASEKETIVNLKGIHNVTHEKINKQFKACGWIGANSLIVEDTETGYLYSVGKGITDNIQPFSMEEKTGDNILISNKNISVYRTNIRKIISDIESSITDPDTRAFITGELYIDDEHYHIASYPTQYNPIKLNQKRIELQFARLEDLDRLKNTHITSGKLAIRYEKKVYKDVAHASELNYTSEKKNYTDKNIPENINKITVRFNALDISDIKVKVGQKVKKGDILVISSKEQDALKLENNKNYIDFSKLNNSIEKIQANYKEKLESKYKELELNKNLYREGLISEQAVKNIENDISNLKANEELEIASIQSEQAKLSVQIENNNRHIERLNIFSPIDGEVSNISVNFNDGVISGSLSVE; encoded by the coding sequence ATGAGCTTCTATACTCATATAGCTTTTTCATTACTTTTTATTCAGCTTGTAAGGATACTTTTACCGTATGACGTAAAGATTGATGTATTCTTTTATATTCTCTGTGTATTCTCTAACCTTATATGTTTTACGCCAGTTATACTCTTTAAAATCAGAAAATCATCAACCTTTACAATTTTTAATAAGCTTACTGTTAACCAACAGGAAATAATAGACTTTACAAACTCAATACTATGTTATCTAATTTTTTCTCTATTAATAAACTTAGCATTCTTTATCTTTAAATTAAACACTTCTTATTTGCTTAGCTTAGAGATAGGCTATATTTCACACTTAATATTAGAAAGCTTTTCTGTTACAGGCGTAAGGCTTCTTTATCCTTCATTTATCAGGTTTTCACTTATTACGAAAAAAGATGCAGCATTTAGAGGCTTCATGCCAGGTAGCAAGGTAGAGAAAATATTAGCAGGAATATTTATATTACTATTTGTTATTTGTCTACCAACAGAGAGCTATAAAAAAATAATTCATTCAATTATTCAAAATCCAGTAGGCGCATTGTCAGACGTGAAATATGAGGCATCAGAGAAAGAAACAATTGTTAACCTTAAAGGCATTCACAACGTTACACACGAGAAGATTAACAAGCAGTTTAAGGCTTGTGGATGGATAGGCGCAAATAGCCTTATAGTAGAAGACACTGAAACAGGATATCTCTATAGCGTAGGAAAAGGCATAACTGATAATATCCAGCCGTTTTCTATGGAAGAGAAGACAGGCGATAATATCTTGATATCAAACAAAAATATTAGCGTTTACAGGACGAATATACGTAAAATTATCTCAGACATTGAAAGTAGCATTACTGACCCTGACACAAGAGCATTTATTACAGGCGAGTTATATATAGACGATGAACACTATCATATAGCCTCATATCCCACACAATATAACCCTATAAAGTTAAACCAAAAGAGAATAGAGTTACAGTTTGCAAGGCTTGAAGACCTTGACAGGCTAAAGAATACACATATAACCAGTGGTAAGCTTGCAATAAGATATGAGAAGAAAGTTTATAAAGACGTAGCGCACGCTTCAGAACTCAATTACACTTCAGAGAAAAAAAATTATACAGATAAAAATATCCCTGAAAATATAAATAAAATCACTGTACGCTTTAACGCACTTGACATATCAGACATAAAGGTTAAAGTAGGCCAGAAGGTAAAGAAAGGCGACATACTCGTTATATCATCGAAAGAACAGGACGCTTTAAAACTTGAGAATAATAAAAATTATATAGATTTTTCAAAACTAAATAACTCTATAGAAAAGATACAGGCAAATTACAAAGAAAAACTCGAAAGTAAATATAAAGAACTTGAATTAAATAAAAATCTTTATAGAGAAGGCTTAATCTCTGAGCAGGCAGTAAAGAATATTGAGAATGATATATCTAATCTGAAGGCAAATGAAGAGCTTGAGATTGCAAGCATTCAGTCTGAACAGGCTAAGTTAAGCGTTCAGATTGAAAATAACAACAGACACATTGAAAGATTAAATATATTTAGTCCTATAGACGGTGAGGTATCAAATATAAGCGTAAACTTTAATGATGGTGTGATTAGTGGAAGTTTAAGCGTAGAGTAG
- a CDS encoding TolC family protein, with product MKLILTILFLLLTFQKAQANEIVTLDEYIAKNNQYITAKNDYDKAKINLEIQKKELKKASEPEIHYHSGYDPSKGYVTSGISVSGNITDIFLNTSTYKEKIELAKIELQQKEANLKEIKKKLTLEYNAKIAEIKRLKNLLENLKAQLKLKEAQVKIVQNRYNAGLITRDEVEKVIIELLDIKSRLEQTEDELKIKEMEITL from the coding sequence ATGAAGCTAATCTTAACTATATTATTTTTACTTCTAACCTTTCAAAAAGCACAAGCAAATGAGATTGTAACGCTTGACGAATACATAGCAAAAAATAATCAATACATCACAGCGAAAAATGATTACGATAAGGCTAAAATAAACCTTGAAATTCAGAAGAAAGAGTTAAAGAAGGCATCAGAGCCAGAAATTCATTATCATTCAGGATATGACCCATCTAAAGGCTATGTCACATCAGGGATATCAGTATCAGGAAATATTACGGATATATTTTTAAATACTTCTACGTACAAAGAAAAAATTGAGCTTGCAAAGATTGAACTACAGCAAAAAGAAGCTAATTTAAAAGAGATTAAAAAGAAATTGACGCTTGAGTATAACGCTAAGATAGCAGAAATAAAGAGGCTAAAGAATTTGTTAGAAAATTTAAAAGCACAGTTAAAATTAAAAGAGGCACAGGTTAAAATTGTCCAGAACAGATACAATGCAGGACTTATTACCAGGGATGAGGTGGAAAAAGTGATCATAGAATTACTTGACATAAAAAGCAGGCTTGAGCAGACAGAGGATGAATTGAAAATAAAAGAAATGGAGATAACTTTATGA